The following are encoded in a window of Qipengyuania soli genomic DNA:
- a CDS encoding DNA recombination protein RmuC — MDPMLFNLLALFGGLLTGGFAGYFFGSRPVADWKARHGAAEAEAKAAEEKLSRMAPELATMSERAARADNLAEALDKAREENAAFRAERAGFEEQKRLLEESRTNLLKEFENTGAKVLSAAQERLVVAAAERLGHSEKASEEKIKALLEPVGARLKAYEEQVGALEAKRVDAFGQLTGLIESIKTGQEEVRREAQRLGNSLTNAPKARGRWGERALQNVLEQCGLSEHTDFELEHSMETEEGRLRPDAIVHVPGQKKLVIDAKVSLNAYQAAFEAEDDSEKARHLELHARAMKNHVQTLGAKSYQSQFDEAPDYVVMFVPGEHFVAAALETDPELWDFAFRNKVLLATPTNLVAIARTVAQVWRQDTIAKEAMEIGKAGAELYDRLAVAAEHMKRVGGGLETAVNNYNKFVGSFERNVLSSGRRLAEKGIEIGKREIEEVPKVEATPRYNNDDLSEHGSLPGVDSTRNH; from the coding sequence ATGGACCCGATGCTTTTCAATCTTCTCGCCCTGTTTGGCGGACTGCTGACCGGCGGTTTCGCCGGATATTTCTTTGGTTCACGCCCGGTGGCCGACTGGAAGGCTCGTCATGGCGCGGCAGAGGCGGAGGCCAAGGCAGCGGAAGAGAAGCTTTCGCGCATGGCGCCCGAGCTTGCCACCATGTCCGAGCGGGCGGCGCGGGCCGACAATCTTGCCGAGGCGCTCGACAAGGCTCGCGAGGAGAATGCGGCCTTCCGTGCCGAGCGTGCCGGTTTCGAGGAGCAGAAGCGACTGCTCGAGGAAAGCCGGACGAACCTGCTCAAGGAATTCGAGAACACGGGCGCAAAGGTGCTGTCGGCTGCGCAGGAGCGGTTGGTGGTCGCCGCCGCCGAGCGGCTGGGGCATTCAGAAAAGGCGAGCGAGGAGAAGATCAAGGCGTTGCTCGAACCCGTCGGTGCGCGGCTCAAGGCCTATGAGGAGCAGGTTGGCGCGCTGGAGGCAAAGCGCGTCGATGCCTTCGGGCAGCTCACGGGTCTGATCGAGTCGATCAAGACCGGGCAGGAAGAAGTCCGGCGCGAGGCGCAGCGCCTGGGCAACTCGCTCACCAACGCCCCCAAGGCGCGCGGGCGCTGGGGCGAACGCGCGCTGCAGAATGTCCTCGAACAGTGCGGCCTGTCCGAGCACACCGATTTCGAACTCGAGCACTCGATGGAAACCGAAGAGGGCCGTCTGCGCCCCGATGCCATCGTCCATGTGCCCGGCCAGAAGAAACTGGTGATCGACGCAAAGGTCTCGCTCAACGCCTACCAGGCCGCATTCGAAGCCGAGGACGATAGCGAGAAGGCCCGACATCTTGAGCTTCACGCGCGGGCGATGAAGAACCACGTCCAGACGCTCGGCGCAAAGAGCTACCAGAGCCAGTTCGACGAGGCGCCCGACTATGTCGTAATGTTCGTGCCCGGAGAACATTTCGTCGCTGCCGCGCTCGAAACCGATCCCGAATTGTGGGACTTCGCCTTCCGCAACAAGGTGCTGCTGGCGACCCCGACCAACCTCGTCGCCATCGCGCGCACCGTGGCACAGGTCTGGCGTCAGGACACGATCGCCAAGGAAGCGATGGAGATCGGCAAGGCGGGCGCGGAACTCTACGATCGACTTGCTGTTGCTGCCGAACATATGAAGCGCGTGGGCGGCGGTCTGGAGACGGCGGTCAACAACTACAACAAGTTTGTCGGCAGCTTCGAGCGCAATGTGCTCTCCTCCGGCCGGCGTCTTGCCGAAAAGGGCATCGAAATCGGAAAGCGCGAGATCGAGGAAGTGCCCAAGGTCGAAGCCACGCCGCGCTACAATAACGACGACCTGTCGGAACACGGCTCGCTCCCGGGGGTTGATTCTACTCGGAATCATTAG
- a CDS encoding PTS sugar transporter subunit IIA encodes MIGMILVTHGKLAEHFIDAMEHVVGKQEGVATICIGPNDDMEQRRQDISDAIAKVDTGDGAIILTDLFGGTPSNLAISLLDTGRIEVIAGINLPMLIRLAGARKSMNVVDAVHAAQTAGRNYITVASEFLGQDISSARKAS; translated from the coding sequence ATGATTGGCATGATCCTCGTCACCCACGGCAAGCTTGCCGAGCACTTCATCGACGCGATGGAGCATGTGGTGGGCAAACAGGAAGGGGTTGCAACAATCTGCATCGGCCCCAACGACGACATGGAGCAGCGGCGCCAGGATATTTCCGACGCCATTGCCAAGGTCGACACGGGCGACGGCGCCATCATCCTCACCGACCTGTTCGGTGGCACGCCCTCCAATCTCGCGATTTCGCTGCTGGACACTGGCCGCATCGAGGTGATTGCAGGCATCAACCTGCCCATGCTCATCCGCCTCGCCGGTGCGCGCAAGTCGATGAATGTCGTCGACGCCGTCCATGCCGCGCAGACTGCCGGACGCAACTACATCACCGTCGCTTCCGAATTCCTCGGCCAGGATATCTCCAGCGCACGGAAGGCGTCTTGA
- a CDS encoding TrmH family RNA methyltransferase — protein sequence MTLERAESRRVITGFSNPTVKALRALREKKHRKASGKFLAEGLRLLTDARECGHVPEVLVLSTSRDPHPLLAELEKSVEAAGGEVIETSPDILSKITGKDNAQAVAGVFAEFDTSLDALDRNVADIWLVAQALRDPGNLGTMLRTGDAIGAGGLILIDDCADPFSVEAVRASMGAVFTQKIAQARWEEFESWLRSGDGQLVAASLRDAQPYRGAPYAAPCFVMVGNESRGLPEDYEMACDLRVTMPMKGRADSLNAAVAAAVLGYEVLASLEG from the coding sequence ATGACCCTCGAACGCGCGGAATCGCGGCGGGTCATCACCGGCTTTTCCAACCCCACGGTAAAGGCACTTCGCGCACTTCGCGAGAAGAAGCACCGCAAGGCTTCGGGCAAGTTCCTGGCCGAAGGCCTTCGCCTTCTGACGGATGCACGCGAATGCGGCCACGTCCCCGAAGTCCTGGTTCTGTCGACGAGCCGCGATCCCCATCCGCTGCTGGCAGAACTGGAGAAGTCGGTCGAAGCTGCGGGCGGCGAAGTGATCGAAACCAGCCCGGACATCCTTTCCAAGATCACCGGCAAGGACAATGCTCAGGCGGTTGCGGGCGTTTTTGCCGAGTTCGACACGAGTCTGGATGCACTGGACCGCAATGTTGCCGACATCTGGCTGGTCGCACAGGCGCTGCGCGATCCGGGCAATTTGGGCACGATGCTTCGCACAGGCGATGCGATCGGGGCGGGTGGCCTCATCCTGATCGACGATTGCGCCGATCCGTTCAGTGTCGAGGCGGTCCGCGCGAGCATGGGGGCGGTGTTCACCCAGAAGATTGCGCAGGCGCGTTGGGAGGAGTTCGAGTCCTGGCTTCGCTCGGGTGACGGGCAGTTGGTCGCCGCGTCACTGCGCGACGCGCAACCCTATCGCGGGGCACCCTATGCAGCGCCATGCTTCGTGATGGTCGGCAACGAGAGCCGTGGCCTGCCCGAAGACTACGAAATGGCCTGCGACCTGCGCGTCACCATGCCGATGAAGGGACGCGCCGACAGCCTCAACGCCGCAGTCGCGGCGGCAGTGCTCGGGTATGAAGTGCTCGCCAGCCTCGAAGGCTGA
- a CDS encoding HPr family phosphocarrier protein, with amino-acid sequence MSELRRTLTVVNQRGLHARASAKFVNAVSELPDGCSVRVTKGDNEAAGGSILGLMMLGAAKGDVIEIIVTGSGSEDAMAGLAAMVEDGFGEP; translated from the coding sequence TTGAGCGAACTGCGCCGCACCCTTACCGTGGTCAACCAGCGCGGCCTGCATGCTCGCGCCAGTGCGAAGTTCGTCAACGCGGTTTCGGAATTGCCCGACGGTTGCAGCGTCCGCGTGACCAAAGGCGACAACGAAGCGGCTGGCGGCTCCATCCTTGGCCTGATGATGCTCGGCGCGGCGAAGGGCGATGTCATCGAGATCATCGTCACCGGCAGTGGCAGCGAGGATGCCATGGCCGGGCTCGCCGCCATGGTCGAGGACGGTTTCGGAGAACCCTGA